One region of Equus caballus isolate H_3958 breed thoroughbred chromosome 23, TB-T2T, whole genome shotgun sequence genomic DNA includes:
- the LOC138920341 gene encoding spermatogenesis-associated protein 31D4-like isoform X1: MEFSQWNVLSFLNSHIELFLSICSTFLDSDHNLTIVCGLCLLLLFLCFLVGIPSLPTFWKTKIYQKRQGRAKRRRKGGTSSGWRNYQREREEKRRLISILKRPLGRPLDTTRFRQLLCPDPSCEVCNSTTAEINRLLEDLEDDTASVSSLASTASGTESSFTLSSAFSEVPPGDLTPSPPPDPSPPPPSVLSPNPTTPLADFLSPSPPGHSMPPEPSPPLESKFPADHCPPQPLALPPLPPHDTQATGPILQPEITLSLNTIFSLDRTLSQDINPSPNLSQIINPNDSLACHHTPPSLSVSPPTDHPLTVARSKSVSILLKSVPENSSPDSPGGLSTYVPTIRGTDHSSLSISELSWWQACAKDLFLAPSTLAPCAFNREFLALHSSESSLERHPTANLIERGNLSFLSPHVLALLERQVRKRSDFLMWREKEKEKGSFPKKLRPDYPLNPSRKMLESNADECDSAFSLPFWSSAGKPKELHMHGQPPYPKILEDHLQEKCTQLFWGLPSLHSESLPSAIRDSSDCTTIFLFNTISNASMGQESPVPLHRPPPSLPEIQPQPLPQTLPQSQPLPLTQVKSQAHLKSPLPILPSGPLPQRRICGVCHHRPRDESESLTSSEIQQLEWKVLQKQQENLWGSPSVVQRSQEEFCPSAPNFPYHQASQAHASISTLPVEFPLSDELRKKLEHHLRKRLIQHRWGLPRRIRECLSLMMPPRDFSEIAKSESNRGLSRISVNKDLNVGLSQSKSFHDRGSELLQGEKEMGKDQGHSPENGPKAHLLSDPESSSDKDPAYDSEKDLNSHVASLSGKNSRALEESLDQKQLENVLKAHLSKKFEEISEARLPGTVRSSWHASKQTLLLSDKSRTQITQRSLPPSVGGDSSLNTFQELCFIDSSAQQMMETHIKSFRMTMEWGLPCRVLESIQAFKLEDAASQSLPYFYCAPSNNPTLEVDSKSRGFEPHRGSSKSALQEKAETTNSALVLDRLCPATSPMGRQGQGVPRQSPSGINQEIAEVVQRSKGARQTHLPVTCGITGKASQKFTQLGNRCPPELPARQAGAKHETKDERVSPSDRRAGRQDKKMKSQPFSVHNTARDIFRAKELNALQSKTGNVLTTSKPGSSQMRRGNHSKIEITGTIESPAPKRQVPQDPKSSDLKEHLLRELKSKLEKRNQSQVQGQHTDRSPASESLTYKASLTHAHGVSPGDMGASQVLHVHLEDSGISRQQRQEPWVPKKDLKRYEDKKFPPATMRVSPPGPNKEELGGGDAGLGTSQPTRKTFATQITASEGTLGSKSSHTSSQKAQPPPESLFRKKMNHIFQWLRPGTKGKNQEHPQEKGSPISSAQSRGLVKGRAAVTGTTTAQKTRTVPGKFPVEKLGQRCAAEVTRPQEPLPSLRKFVKTWQKAEEQAQAEPVQGHPSNYRAPSCKVPNTKSCHHVEVVFAGQNYPTCSRRIRDQNRHPQKVMAFKDQLLDQKRPLSVPRREHVPHPSSTCRRQAGPGASSCSHHC; this comes from the exons gttggagaaattaccagagggaaagagaggagaaaaggaggctaatttctattctgaaaag gcccctaggccggcctctcgataccacccgctttcgtcaactattatgcccagacccctcctgtgaggtgtgtaatagcacaactgctgagatcaatcggctcctggaggacctggaagatgataccgcctctgtgtcctctctggcttccacagcttctgggactgagtcatcattcactctgtcctctgccttctcagaagtccctccaggagacctaacaccatcccctccacctgacccttccccaccgcccccctccgttctctcacctaacccgacgacacccttagctgactttctttcaccctcaccaccgggtcactctatgccaccagagccttctcctcccttggagtccaaattcccagcagaccattgcccaccccaaccccttgcccttccccctctcccaccacatgacacccaggcaacgggtcctattctccaaccagagatcactctgtctctgaatacgatcttctctcttgaccgcaccctttcccaagatattaacccctcaccaaatttgtcccagataatcaatcccaatgattcactggcttgtcatcacacaccaccaagcctgtctgtctcaccaccgacagaccaccctttaactgtggctcgatctaaatcggtttccatcttactgaagtctgttccagagaactcatctccagatagccctggcgggttgtccacttatgtcccaacaatcagaggcactgaccattcaagcctgtcaatttcagaattatcctggtggcaagcttgtgccaaagacttgttcttagcaccttccaccttggcaccatgtgcttttaatcgagagtttcttgctctccattcttcagagtcctctctggagagacaccctacagctaaccttatagagcgtggtaacctctcatttctcagccctcatgtcctggcactcctggagagacaagtccgaaagaggagtgatttcctgatgtggagggaaaaggagaaggagaagggttcttttccaaaaaaacttaggCCAGACTACCCACTAAATCCTTCGCGGAAAATGctagagtcaaatgctgatgagtgtgactcagcattctcccttcctttttggagcagtgcaggcaaaccaaaggagctgcacatgcatgggcagcccccatatcctaaaatcttggaggaccatttacaggaaaaatgtacgcagctcttctggggtctcccatctctgcacagcgagtccttgccctctgctatccgtgactcaagtgactgcaccacaatcttccttttcaataccatctcaaatgcctccatgggccaagaatccccggtacctctccatcgcccacctccatccttgcctgagatccagccccaacccttgcctcaaaccctgccccaatcccagcccctacctctcactcaggtcaagtcccaggcccaccttaaatccccactcccaatcctaccatctggtcctctaccccagagaaggatctgtggagtgtgtcaccatagaccccgggatgaatcagagtctctcacctcatctgaaattcaacaactggaatggaaagtgttgcagaagcaacaggaaaatTTGTGGGGTTCgccctctgtagtccaaagatctcaggaggAATTTTGTCCTTCAGCTCCCAACTTcccttaccatcaggcctcccaggcccatgcctccatctccacccttcccgtagagtttcctctcagtgatgagctgaggaagaaactggaacatcaccttcgaaagaggctcatccaacaccggtggggcctgccccgcaggatccgtgagtgtctgtcactgatgatgcctccaagagatttctcagagatagctaagtcagagagcaatcgtggactctcacggatctcggtgaacaaagatctaaatgttggattgagccaatccaaaagcttccatgacaggggttcagaactgcttcagggagagaaggagatggggaaggatcaggggcatagcccagagaacggcccaaaagctcatctgttgagtgacccagagagctcttcagataaggatccggcatatgactctgagaaagacctaaatagtcacgtggcaagtctgtcagggaaaaattcaagggccttggaggaaagtctagatcagaaacaacttgaaaatgtcctcaaagcacatttgagcaagaagtttgaggaaatcagtgaggctcggctccctgggacggtgcgcagttcatggcatgctagcaagcagacattgctgctttctgacaaatcccgcacccaaataacacagaggagtctgccaccttcagtgggtggggactcctccctgaataccttccaggagctttgcttcattgattccagtgcccaacagatgatggaaacccatattaaaagctttcgtatgacgatggagtggggccttccctgcagggtcctggaatccatacaggcgtttaaattggaagatgctgcatcccagtccttgccctatttctactgcgccccctcaaataacccaactttggaagtggactccaaatccaggggcttcgagccccatagaggaagctctaaatccgctcttcaagaaaaagcggaaacaacaaattcagccctggtcctggatcgtctttgccctgctacttcacctatgggcaggcagggacaaggggtgccgagacaatcaccctctggtatcaaccaagagattgcagaggttgttcagaggagtaagggtgccaggcagactcatctgcctgtcacctgtggcatcacaggcaaagcgagtcagaaatttactcagctaggcaacagatgccccccagagctgcctgcaaggcaagctggtgccaaacatgagacaaaggatgagagagtgagtcccagtgatagaagagcagggcgacaggacaaaaagatgaagtcgcaacccttttccgtgcacaacacggccagggacatattcagggccaaggagctcaacgctctgcagtcaaaaactggtaatgtgttgacaaccagcaagccaggaagctcccaaatgagacgtgggaatcacagtaaaatagaaattactgggaccattgaaagccctgcaccaaaaagacaagttccccaagacccgaaGTCATCGGATCTGAAGGAACATCTGTTGAgggaattaaagtcgaaactagagaagaggaatcagagccaggtccaaggccaacacactgacaggtcccctgcctcagagagcttgacttacaaggcctcactgactcatgcccacggtgtctcccctggggacatgggagcttcccaggtgctgcatgtccatctggaggacagtgggatcagcaggcagcagcggcaggagccttgggtccctaagaaagacctaaagaggtacgaggataagaaattcccaccagctacaatgagagtgagccctccgggccccaacaaagaagagcttggtggaggggatgcaggtttggggacatcccaacctaccaGAAAGACTTTcgctactcagatcacagcatcagaggggacgcttgggagcaagtcttcccacacctcatcacagaaggcacagcctcctcctgaaagtctgttcagaaaaaagatgaaccacatttttcaatggcttcgtcctgggacaaagggcaagaaccaagaacatccccaggaaaagggcagccccatatcatctgcacagagcagaggcctggttaaagggagagctgccgttactgggaccaccacggctcagaagaccaggacggtccctgggaagttcccagtggagaaactggggcagcgttgtgcagcagaggtcacccgccctcaagagccccttccttccctgaggaagtttgtgaaaacttggCAGAAGGCCGAAgaacaggcccaggcagagcccgtccaggggcatccttccaactacagggctccctcctgtaaagtgccaaacacTAAGTCCTGCCACCAcgtagaagttgtctttgctggccagaattatcctacatgttctagacggatcagagaccagaacagacaccctcagaaagtcatggcgtttaaagatcagctcttggatcagaagcgtcccttatctgtgccccgcagggagcatgtgccccatccaagctccacctgcaggcgtcaagccggcccaggggcctccagctgttctcaccactgctaa
- the LOC138920341 gene encoding spermatogenesis-associated protein 31D1-like isoform X2: MPPEPSPPLESKFPADHCPPQPLALPPLPPHDTQATGPILQPEITLSLNTIFSLDRTLSQDINPSPNLSQIINPNDSLACHHTPPSLSVSPPTDHPLTVARSKSVSILLKSVPENSSPDSPGGLSTYVPTIRGTDHSSLSISELSWWQACAKDLFLAPSTLAPCAFNREFLALHSSESSLERHPTANLIERGNLSFLSPHVLALLERQVRKRSDFLMWREKEKEKGSFPKKLRPDYPLNPSRKMLESNADECDSAFSLPFWSSAGKPKELHMHGQPPYPKILEDHLQEKCTQLFWGLPSLHSESLPSAIRDSSDCTTIFLFNTISNASMGQESPVPLHRPPPSLPEIQPQPLPQTLPQSQPLPLTQVKSQAHLKSPLPILPSGPLPQRRICGVCHHRPRDESESLTSSEIQQLEWKVLQKQQENLWGSPSVVQRSQEEFCPSAPNFPYHQASQAHASISTLPVEFPLSDELRKKLEHHLRKRLIQHRWGLPRRIRECLSLMMPPRDFSEIAKSESNRGLSRISVNKDLNVGLSQSKSFHDRGSELLQGEKEMGKDQGHSPENGPKAHLLSDPESSSDKDPAYDSEKDLNSHVASLSGKNSRALEESLDQKQLENVLKAHLSKKFEEISEARLPGTVRSSWHASKQTLLLSDKSRTQITQRSLPPSVGGDSSLNTFQELCFIDSSAQQMMETHIKSFRMTMEWGLPCRVLESIQAFKLEDAASQSLPYFYCAPSNNPTLEVDSKSRGFEPHRGSSKSALQEKAETTNSALVLDRLCPATSPMGRQGQGVPRQSPSGINQEIAEVVQRSKGARQTHLPVTCGITGKASQKFTQLGNRCPPELPARQAGAKHETKDERVSPSDRRAGRQDKKMKSQPFSVHNTARDIFRAKELNALQSKTGNVLTTSKPGSSQMRRGNHSKIEITGTIESPAPKRQVPQDPKSSDLKEHLLRELKSKLEKRNQSQVQGQHTDRSPASESLTYKASLTHAHGVSPGDMGASQVLHVHLEDSGISRQQRQEPWVPKKDLKRYEDKKFPPATMRVSPPGPNKEELGGGDAGLGTSQPTRKTFATQITASEGTLGSKSSHTSSQKAQPPPESLFRKKMNHIFQWLRPGTKGKNQEHPQEKGSPISSAQSRGLVKGRAAVTGTTTAQKTRTVPGKFPVEKLGQRCAAEVTRPQEPLPSLRKFVKTWQKAEEQAQAEPVQGHPSNYRAPSCKVPNTKSCHHVEVVFAGQNYPTCSRRIRDQNRHPQKVMAFKDQLLDQKRPLSVPRREHVPHPSSTCRRQAGPGASSCSHHC, from the coding sequence atgccaccagagccttctcctcccttggagtccaaattcccagcagaccattgcccaccccaaccccttgcccttccccctctcccaccacatgacacccaggcaacgggtcctattctccaaccagagatcactctgtctctgaatacgatcttctctcttgaccgcaccctttcccaagatattaacccctcaccaaatttgtcccagataatcaatcccaatgattcactggcttgtcatcacacaccaccaagcctgtctgtctcaccaccgacagaccaccctttaactgtggctcgatctaaatcggtttccatcttactgaagtctgttccagagaactcatctccagatagccctggcgggttgtccacttatgtcccaacaatcagaggcactgaccattcaagcctgtcaatttcagaattatcctggtggcaagcttgtgccaaagacttgttcttagcaccttccaccttggcaccatgtgcttttaatcgagagtttcttgctctccattcttcagagtcctctctggagagacaccctacagctaaccttatagagcgtggtaacctctcatttctcagccctcatgtcctggcactcctggagagacaagtccgaaagaggagtgatttcctgatgtggagggaaaaggagaaggagaagggttcttttccaaaaaaacttaggCCAGACTACCCACTAAATCCTTCGCGGAAAATGctagagtcaaatgctgatgagtgtgactcagcattctcccttcctttttggagcagtgcaggcaaaccaaaggagctgcacatgcatgggcagcccccatatcctaaaatcttggaggaccatttacaggaaaaatgtacgcagctcttctggggtctcccatctctgcacagcgagtccttgccctctgctatccgtgactcaagtgactgcaccacaatcttccttttcaataccatctcaaatgcctccatgggccaagaatccccggtacctctccatcgcccacctccatccttgcctgagatccagccccaacccttgcctcaaaccctgccccaatcccagcccctacctctcactcaggtcaagtcccaggcccaccttaaatccccactcccaatcctaccatctggtcctctaccccagagaaggatctgtggagtgtgtcaccatagaccccgggatgaatcagagtctctcacctcatctgaaattcaacaactggaatggaaagtgttgcagaagcaacaggaaaatTTGTGGGGTTCgccctctgtagtccaaagatctcaggaggAATTTTGTCCTTCAGCTCCCAACTTcccttaccatcaggcctcccaggcccatgcctccatctccacccttcccgtagagtttcctctcagtgatgagctgaggaagaaactggaacatcaccttcgaaagaggctcatccaacaccggtggggcctgccccgcaggatccgtgagtgtctgtcactgatgatgcctccaagagatttctcagagatagctaagtcagagagcaatcgtggactctcacggatctcggtgaacaaagatctaaatgttggattgagccaatccaaaagcttccatgacaggggttcagaactgcttcagggagagaaggagatggggaaggatcaggggcatagcccagagaacggcccaaaagctcatctgttgagtgacccagagagctcttcagataaggatccggcatatgactctgagaaagacctaaatagtcacgtggcaagtctgtcagggaaaaattcaagggccttggaggaaagtctagatcagaaacaacttgaaaatgtcctcaaagcacatttgagcaagaagtttgaggaaatcagtgaggctcggctccctgggacggtgcgcagttcatggcatgctagcaagcagacattgctgctttctgacaaatcccgcacccaaataacacagaggagtctgccaccttcagtgggtggggactcctccctgaataccttccaggagctttgcttcattgattccagtgcccaacagatgatggaaacccatattaaaagctttcgtatgacgatggagtggggccttccctgcagggtcctggaatccatacaggcgtttaaattggaagatgctgcatcccagtccttgccctatttctactgcgccccctcaaataacccaactttggaagtggactccaaatccaggggcttcgagccccatagaggaagctctaaatccgctcttcaagaaaaagcggaaacaacaaattcagccctggtcctggatcgtctttgccctgctacttcacctatgggcaggcagggacaaggggtgccgagacaatcaccctctggtatcaaccaagagattgcagaggttgttcagaggagtaagggtgccaggcagactcatctgcctgtcacctgtggcatcacaggcaaagcgagtcagaaatttactcagctaggcaacagatgccccccagagctgcctgcaaggcaagctggtgccaaacatgagacaaaggatgagagagtgagtcccagtgatagaagagcagggcgacaggacaaaaagatgaagtcgcaacccttttccgtgcacaacacggccagggacatattcagggccaaggagctcaacgctctgcagtcaaaaactggtaatgtgttgacaaccagcaagccaggaagctcccaaatgagacgtgggaatcacagtaaaatagaaattactgggaccattgaaagccctgcaccaaaaagacaagttccccaagacccgaaGTCATCGGATCTGAAGGAACATCTGTTGAgggaattaaagtcgaaactagagaagaggaatcagagccaggtccaaggccaacacactgacaggtcccctgcctcagagagcttgacttacaaggcctcactgactcatgcccacggtgtctcccctggggacatgggagcttcccaggtgctgcatgtccatctggaggacagtgggatcagcaggcagcagcggcaggagccttgggtccctaagaaagacctaaagaggtacgaggataagaaattcccaccagctacaatgagagtgagccctccgggccccaacaaagaagagcttggtggaggggatgcaggtttggggacatcccaacctaccaGAAAGACTTTcgctactcagatcacagcatcagaggggacgcttgggagcaagtcttcccacacctcatcacagaaggcacagcctcctcctgaaagtctgttcagaaaaaagatgaaccacatttttcaatggcttcgtcctgggacaaagggcaagaaccaagaacatccccaggaaaagggcagccccatatcatctgcacagagcagaggcctggttaaagggagagctgccgttactgggaccaccacggctcagaagaccaggacggtccctgggaagttcccagtggagaaactggggcagcgttgtgcagcagaggtcacccgccctcaagagccccttccttccctgaggaagtttgtgaaaacttggCAGAAGGCCGAAgaacaggcccaggcagagcccgtccaggggcatccttccaactacagggctccctcctgtaaagtgccaaacacTAAGTCCTGCCACCAcgtagaagttgtctttgctggccagaattatcctacatgttctagacggatcagagaccagaacagacaccctcagaaagtcatggcgtttaaagatcagctcttggatcagaagcgtcccttatctgtgccccgcagggagcatgtgccccatccaagctccacctgcaggcgtcaagccggcccaggggcctccagctgttctcaccactgctaa